In Mangrovivirga cuniculi, the following proteins share a genomic window:
- a CDS encoding WbqC family protein produces MINNEVPVIDTQYFPSIAWWNAISSHSEVSLEKHEYFEKQTYRNRCHILGPNNIVRLTVPVIGAQKKIKTKDIKIENSQRWQSIHLRSIQASYGKSPFYDHYIDYIEPFFLKNYNFLWDLNLEILTTCRNLLGLSVQINETSFYSKNHNKDLRSAIHPKKSLKDSLKFEPKPYFQCFGNKFECNLSVLDLIFCEGPNAINFIK; encoded by the coding sequence ATGATTAATAATGAAGTACCAGTAATAGACACACAGTATTTCCCTTCAATCGCCTGGTGGAATGCAATATCTTCCCACAGTGAAGTATCCCTGGAAAAACATGAGTATTTCGAAAAACAAACATATAGAAACAGATGCCATATCCTGGGGCCCAATAATATAGTCCGGCTGACAGTTCCGGTGATCGGAGCCCAGAAAAAAATAAAAACCAAAGATATTAAAATAGAAAACTCTCAACGGTGGCAATCTATTCATTTGAGAAGCATCCAGGCATCTTATGGTAAAAGCCCTTTTTACGATCACTATATAGACTATATCGAACCTTTCTTTCTTAAGAATTATAATTTTTTATGGGATCTGAACCTTGAAATTCTGACAACATGTCGGAACTTACTCGGACTTTCTGTCCAAATCAACGAGACTTCATTTTATTCAAAAAATCATAATAAAGACCTCAGATCTGCGATTCATCCTAAAAAATCGTTAAAAGATTCGCTAAAATTTGAACCTAAACCTTACTTTCAGTGTTTTGGCAACAAATTTGAGTGTAATTTAAGTGTATTAGACTTAATTTTCTGTGAAGGACCAAATGCAATAAACTTCATTAAGTAA
- a CDS encoding YfiR family protein translates to MKIFKLFAIGFLALTLNFDSVAQNEKIKTAFLYQFSRYIQWPGNNGSFTYGVYGDGPIYNALVNMAKTRPGFKIIKVTSLAQAKQCNILFVTDKVDNIQQVKQSVGNSPTLIVTEKSGFAKKGSEINFTNVGGKLRFEMNSDSLKKKDY, encoded by the coding sequence ATGAAGATTTTTAAATTATTTGCGATAGGGTTTTTAGCATTAACACTGAATTTTGATAGTGTCGCGCAAAACGAAAAAATTAAAACTGCATTTTTATATCAGTTTTCCAGATATATCCAGTGGCCTGGAAATAATGGATCATTTACATATGGAGTATATGGTGATGGCCCGATATATAATGCCCTGGTAAACATGGCAAAAACAAGACCTGGATTTAAAATTATTAAGGTGACAAGCCTGGCTCAAGCCAAACAGTGTAATATACTTTTTGTCACTGATAAGGTAGATAATATACAGCAAGTCAAGCAGTCCGTGGGAAATTCTCCTACCCTGATCGTAACAGAAAAAAGTGGCTTCGCAAAAAAAGGTTCTGAGATCAACTTCACAAATGTTGGTGGTAAGCTAAGATTTGAAATGAACTCAGACAGTTTAAAGAAAAAGGATTATTAG
- a CDS encoding L-threonylcarbamoyladenylate synthase, giving the protein MEAKFIQIHPDNPNPKKIKEVAQVLAEGGLVIYPTDTVYGLGCDLTNSRAIEKVCRIKQISTKKLNLSFICYDLSHISEYAKNIDNSTFKLMKRALPGPYTFILNASSKVPKILNVKKKTVGIRVPDNNIPREIVNELGNPIITTSIKDEDEIIEYSTDPSLIYEKFKNLVDIVIDGGYGGNIASTVIDCSDDQAVLLREGLGKTEDLLI; this is encoded by the coding sequence ATGGAAGCTAAATTCATTCAAATACACCCGGACAACCCCAATCCTAAAAAAATTAAGGAGGTAGCACAGGTGCTGGCAGAAGGTGGACTGGTAATATATCCTACCGACACTGTGTATGGCCTGGGTTGTGACTTAACAAATAGCAGAGCTATTGAAAAAGTTTGTCGTATCAAGCAAATATCGACTAAAAAACTAAATCTTTCTTTTATCTGTTATGATCTTTCGCACATAAGTGAATATGCCAAAAACATAGACAACAGCACCTTTAAACTAATGAAAAGGGCATTACCCGGTCCTTATACATTTATACTAAATGCATCCAGTAAGGTGCCGAAAATTCTAAACGTCAAAAAGAAAACAGTTGGTATTCGTGTTCCGGATAATAATATTCCGAGAGAGATAGTAAACGAATTAGGCAACCCCATCATTACCACTTCAATTAAAGATGAGGACGAAATCATAGAATACAGCACAGATCCATCTTTGATTTATGAAAAATTCAAAAACCTTGTAGACATTGTTATTGATGGCGGATATGGTGGTAACATTGCTTCGACTGTAATCGACTGTTCAGACGACCAAGCTGTACTTTTACGAGAAGGATTAGGAAAAACTGAAGATTTGCTAATTTGA
- the mltG gene encoding endolytic transglycosylase MltG, whose translation MKIRKRLIFALVAGTVILSTFSLYTYQMLYTPNVLVERDAKIVYVNDSTDFTTFLKKLFNDKVVEDPATFGFVAKAILDYDENMKPGRYLLTPDMTNLEAIRLLRSGAQEPVMITFNNVRFKEDLAGKITNNIKLDSATFLQALNNDELLGKYGFNDTTVLAMFIPNTYEVYWTVTSEELMERMKTEYDRFWTEEKLAKAEKAGLTPIEVATLAGIIQEESNKPEEYSKIAGVYINRLKRGMLLQADPTLKFAAGDFSIKRVLNKHKEIDSPYNTYMYAGLPPGPINCPEIASLNGVLNYQDHNYYYFVARPDFSGYHDFSKTLSQHLVKARRYQNALNKAKIYE comes from the coding sequence ATGAAAATACGTAAAAGATTAATTTTTGCTTTAGTAGCGGGAACAGTGATTCTTTCAACTTTTTCACTGTACACATATCAAATGCTATATACACCAAATGTTTTGGTCGAACGAGATGCTAAAATAGTGTATGTTAATGATAGTACCGATTTCACTACTTTTCTGAAAAAACTTTTTAATGATAAGGTGGTTGAAGATCCGGCTACATTTGGTTTTGTAGCCAAAGCCATACTTGATTATGATGAAAACATGAAACCCGGCAGATATTTGCTTACGCCGGATATGACTAACCTGGAAGCGATCAGGCTCTTGAGAAGCGGTGCCCAGGAACCTGTGATGATTACTTTTAATAACGTGAGGTTTAAAGAGGATCTGGCAGGGAAGATCACCAATAATATAAAATTAGATTCTGCCACTTTTCTTCAGGCATTGAATAATGATGAATTACTTGGCAAGTATGGCTTTAATGATACCACTGTTTTGGCTATGTTTATTCCAAATACATACGAAGTTTACTGGACTGTTACTTCTGAAGAGTTAATGGAAAGGATGAAAACGGAGTATGATCGATTCTGGACGGAAGAAAAATTGGCTAAAGCTGAAAAAGCCGGGCTTACACCGATTGAAGTTGCAACTCTTGCGGGGATAATACAGGAAGAGAGTAATAAGCCGGAAGAGTATTCTAAGATCGCTGGTGTTTACATAAATAGATTGAAAAGGGGGATGTTGTTACAGGCTGATCCGACACTGAAGTTTGCTGCCGGTGACTTTTCAATAAAAAGGGTGTTAAATAAACATAAAGAAATAGACTCTCCGTACAACACTTATATGTATGCGGGATTGCCCCCAGGCCCAATTAATTGTCCGGAAATTGCTTCCTTAAATGGAGTGCTAAATTATCAGGATCATAATTACTATTACTTTGTTGCCCGACCTGATTTTTCAGGGTATCACGATTTTTCAAAAACATTATCTCAGCACCTGGTAAAAGCACGCCGATATCAAAATGCTTTAAACAAAGCTAAAATTTACGAGTAA
- a CDS encoding acyl-CoA thioesterase, with amino-acid sequence MYVHETQIRVRYAETDQMGYVYYGNYAMYFEVGRVEALRALGFSYKQLEEEGYMLPVLDSRFKYLAPGKYDDHLKVIVKIPLKPSLKFYFEYEILNEQDELLTEGSTTLVCVNKETGKPCRPPAKLIDLFDEFY; translated from the coding sequence ATGTACGTACATGAAACGCAGATAAGAGTAAGGTATGCCGAAACCGACCAAATGGGATATGTGTATTATGGTAATTATGCCATGTATTTTGAAGTGGGTCGGGTTGAGGCATTAAGAGCTCTGGGCTTTAGTTACAAGCAGCTGGAAGAAGAAGGGTACATGCTCCCGGTATTGGATAGCAGGTTTAAATATCTTGCTCCTGGAAAATATGATGACCATCTGAAGGTAATTGTAAAAATACCTTTGAAACCCAGTTTAAAGTTTTATTTTGAGTACGAAATTTTAAATGAACAAGATGAACTTTTAACAGAGGGAAGTACGACACTAGTATGTGTTAATAAAGAAACTGGTAAGCCATGCAGGCCACCTGCAAAGCTTATTGATCTTTTTGATGAATTCTATTAA
- a CDS encoding YihY/virulence factor BrkB family protein translates to MRKRVERRILQSEAYRKTVRRLKERRLKKHDISFYSVVIILLRKLQTDRISEKASSVAFSFTLAIFPAIIVLFTLIPYINTGDIDFTQNVMDFLAENMPESVYQFTSTTIEDIISKQRGGLLSIGLISSLFLSSNGMMSLMSAFNSIHRTIEKRGFLKARLIGLGLTFVLALGLIVATALLIVAQYAIEILDQMDIIFISDKTFLLFVVLRYVILFVVFLLTIASIYHFAPSLHSRLKFFSPGAIFASISLMLASIGFSFYINNFGTYNKFYGSIGALIAIMVYLYILSIIFLLGFELNASIDKAKHEDYG, encoded by the coding sequence ATGAGGAAAAGAGTTGAACGACGTATATTACAATCTGAAGCTTACAGGAAAACTGTAAGAAGACTTAAAGAAAGGCGTCTGAAGAAGCACGACATTTCTTTTTACTCAGTCGTGATCATATTGTTACGAAAGCTTCAGACTGATAGAATATCAGAAAAGGCGAGTAGCGTTGCTTTTAGTTTTACCCTGGCCATATTTCCTGCTATAATAGTTCTTTTCACCCTGATACCTTATATCAACACAGGTGATATTGATTTCACTCAAAATGTAATGGATTTTCTGGCTGAGAATATGCCTGAAAGTGTCTATCAATTTACAAGTACGACTATCGAAGATATTATTAGTAAGCAACGTGGAGGACTACTTAGTATTGGTTTGATAAGTTCACTCTTTTTGTCTTCTAATGGAATGATGTCGTTGATGTCTGCATTTAACAGTATCCATAGAACTATCGAAAAAAGGGGCTTTTTAAAAGCCAGGCTTATAGGTCTGGGATTAACTTTTGTCCTTGCTTTAGGGTTAATTGTTGCTACTGCACTCCTTATTGTGGCTCAATATGCGATAGAGATATTAGATCAAATGGATATTATCTTTATTTCAGATAAAACCTTTCTTCTATTTGTCGTACTAAGATATGTTATTCTGTTTGTGGTATTCTTGTTGACAATTGCTTCGATATATCATTTTGCCCCAAGCTTACACAGTCGACTAAAATTCTTTAGTCCGGGAGCGATTTTCGCTTCTATATCTCTTATGTTAGCCTCGATAGGGTTTTCATTTTATATAAATAACTTTGGAACATACAATAAATTCTATGGTTCCATTGGTGCCTTGATCGCGATCATGGTTTATTTGTATATTTTATCTATCATCTTTCTCCTTGGTTTTGAGCTAAATGCGAGTATTGACAAAGCAAAGCATGAAGATTATGGATAA
- a CDS encoding PD40 domain-containing protein gives MKSIILVSIVSTMLYSCGTNENTESFKSNLELFSNQTPTDSALIYAPGIISTDAFEFAITFSPEMDELFFTRRKPGADNEIYTSKLLNGSWSDPVLAFFKPTIGWDFEPHINPTGDRLYFGSLRPLPDSSKSTGLHQWYSEKAASGWSNPIPLKGPFLENIAMYLTSTEKGNLYFTSWVSENGEYKDNGIYRSVNSKGKYNTINMLGEAINLPDLEMIAHPYIAPDESYIIFDGKSEIIGQGNCDLYISFNENGNWTKAQNLGPLVNTELCEFTASVSPGGKYLFFHRGLVSEEEETGDIYWIDFERVKQELNKTKKTSYFNQEPPDSSPKLFASSLVNTENIELNVVFNYNYTEMFFSRIVDNSFIIHHAELINGKWSDIKPIKLYDDSIKTFVACDPTITKDGKTMYFLGVDPKNYKNDVTKEILYRIPPDIYMSKKVNGKWQIATKVDFGISTEFIDTYPIVIADGSLYFLSNRPSDKGGMNSYRAQYLGKDEFKKPVLISLESDKNELLTYISPDEQYAILNGQGKFQITFKDDTGWSKPVEIPFKYDSNWRYYAPT, from the coding sequence ATGAAATCTATTATTCTGGTAAGTATAGTTTCCACAATGCTTTATTCCTGTGGTACTAATGAAAATACAGAATCCTTCAAATCAAACCTTGAGTTATTCAGCAATCAGACACCGACCGACTCAGCACTTATATATGCCCCCGGAATAATCTCAACGGATGCCTTTGAATTTGCCATCACTTTCAGCCCAGAAATGGACGAGCTCTTTTTTACTAGGAGAAAGCCTGGAGCAGACAATGAAATCTATACTTCGAAATTACTAAATGGTAGTTGGTCAGATCCGGTACTAGCTTTTTTTAAACCAACTATAGGTTGGGATTTTGAACCTCATATTAATCCAACAGGAGATCGGCTTTATTTTGGAAGTTTACGCCCTTTGCCGGATTCATCAAAAAGTACAGGACTGCACCAATGGTACAGTGAGAAAGCAGCGAGTGGTTGGAGCAATCCTATTCCGTTGAAAGGCCCCTTTCTAGAAAACATTGCCATGTATCTAACTTCTACCGAAAAAGGAAATCTTTATTTTACTTCCTGGGTAAGTGAAAATGGAGAATATAAAGACAATGGGATTTACCGTTCAGTTAATTCTAAAGGAAAATATAATACCATAAATATGCTAGGTGAGGCAATTAATTTACCGGATCTGGAGATGATCGCTCATCCCTACATAGCTCCGGATGAAAGCTATATTATATTTGATGGCAAAAGCGAAATAATAGGACAAGGAAATTGTGACTTATACATCAGTTTCAATGAGAATGGTAACTGGACCAAAGCTCAAAATCTAGGTCCTCTGGTCAATACGGAACTATGTGAATTCACGGCAAGTGTTTCTCCGGGTGGTAAGTATTTATTTTTCCATAGAGGGTTGGTCAGCGAAGAGGAAGAAACTGGCGATATCTATTGGATAGATTTTGAAAGAGTAAAGCAAGAATTAAACAAAACCAAAAAGACATCTTATTTCAATCAAGAACCTCCTGATTCCAGTCCTAAATTATTTGCTTCCTCATTAGTTAATACTGAAAACATCGAACTTAATGTTGTGTTTAATTATAATTATACTGAAATGTTCTTTTCAAGAATTGTAGATAATAGCTTTATCATTCATCATGCCGAGTTAATTAATGGCAAATGGTCAGATATTAAACCCATTAAATTATACGATGATAGCATCAAGACTTTTGTTGCCTGTGATCCCACCATTACCAAAGATGGAAAGACCATGTATTTTCTGGGTGTTGATCCAAAGAACTATAAAAATGATGTTACCAAAGAAATTCTTTACAGAATTCCACCAGACATATATATGAGTAAAAAAGTTAATGGTAAATGGCAAATAGCTACAAAAGTTGATTTCGGAATTTCCACTGAATTTATTGACACCTACCCTATTGTCATAGCTGATGGTAGTTTGTATTTTCTTTCAAATAGACCGAGCGATAAAGGTGGCATGAACTCATATCGTGCCCAATATTTAGGAAAGGATGAATTTAAAAAACCTGTTTTGATAAGCCTTGAGTCAGATAAAAATGAACTACTAACGTATATCTCACCAGATGAACAATATGCTATTTTAAATGGGCAAGGTAAATTTCAAATAACATTTAAAGATGACACAGGCTGGTCAAAACCGGTAGAAATTCCATTTAAATATGACAGCAATTGGCGGTATTATGCCCCTACATGA
- a CDS encoding GNAT family N-acetyltransferase has translation MNNFKIRKALVEDLNAIIEMLADDDLGNKREDINELTPYLSAYLRIYSDPNQELMVMTDYNQKVIGTFQLTMIPYLTYQGGIRAQIEAVRVNKDYRGQGFGQKMFNWAIERAKINGAHLIQLTTDKNRIEALEFYKSLGFINSHEGMKLHFT, from the coding sequence ATGAATAACTTTAAAATAAGAAAAGCACTAGTAGAAGATCTAAACGCTATAATCGAAATGTTAGCCGATGACGATCTTGGTAATAAAAGAGAGGATATCAATGAACTTACCCCCTACCTTTCTGCTTATTTGCGAATCTATTCTGACCCCAATCAAGAACTGATGGTTATGACCGATTATAATCAAAAAGTAATAGGAACCTTTCAATTAACAATGATTCCATACCTGACCTATCAAGGTGGAATTAGAGCTCAAATTGAAGCCGTAAGAGTAAATAAAGATTATAGAGGTCAAGGGTTTGGTCAAAAAATGTTTAACTGGGCAATTGAAAGGGCTAAAATAAATGGCGCTCATTTGATTCAGTTGACAACGGATAAAAATAGAATTGAGGCTCTGGAATTCTATAAATCGCTTGGGTTTATTAATTCACATGAAGGAATGAAGCTTCATTTTACTTAA
- a CDS encoding NmrA family NAD(P)-binding protein translates to MKHNILVIGGTGKTGSRVVENLTKLGHNVTIGSRSGSPAFDWEDFNTFEPALRGMDRAYIVYYPDLAVPGAREAISKLTEAALKQGLEKVVLLSGKGEKEAEACEEIVANSGLNYTLVRASWFNQNFSEGAFKEFVLAGQVALPMPDAEIPFVDVNDIADVVTKVLLDDTYNSQTITVTGPRKMTFKEVVEIMSHATGKAIHYQPISIEEFKEGMKAAGLPDSYVWLFGYLFKEVLGNSENQVVSHDVEKVLGRPAIDFKEFATKTAETGVWNEGITQSL, encoded by the coding sequence ATGAAACACAACATCTTAGTAATCGGTGGCACTGGTAAGACCGGTAGCCGCGTAGTTGAAAACTTAACTAAACTGGGCCATAATGTAACTATTGGCTCCAGAAGTGGAAGCCCGGCATTTGACTGGGAAGATTTTAACACCTTTGAGCCGGCTCTGAGGGGTATGGACAGAGCATATATCGTCTATTACCCCGACTTAGCAGTGCCGGGAGCAAGAGAAGCTATCTCTAAATTAACAGAAGCTGCATTAAAGCAGGGACTTGAGAAAGTGGTATTACTTTCTGGTAAAGGAGAAAAAGAAGCTGAGGCTTGTGAAGAAATAGTAGCTAACTCAGGGCTGAACTACACCTTGGTAAGAGCTTCCTGGTTTAATCAAAACTTTAGTGAAGGAGCCTTTAAAGAGTTTGTTTTAGCCGGTCAGGTGGCATTACCCATGCCCGATGCTGAAATACCTTTTGTCGATGTGAATGACATCGCTGATGTGGTCACTAAAGTCTTACTTGACGATACCTATAATAGTCAGACTATAACCGTGACAGGCCCAAGAAAAATGACTTTTAAAGAAGTAGTAGAAATTATGAGCCATGCAACCGGAAAAGCAATTCATTATCAGCCAATATCAATTGAAGAATTTAAGGAAGGTATGAAAGCAGCTGGCTTGCCTGACTCTTATGTTTGGCTTTTTGGCTACTTATTTAAAGAGGTATTAGGTAACTCTGAAAACCAGGTGGTATCACATGATGTAGAAAAAGTATTGGGAAGACCTGCTATTGACTTCAAAGAATTTGCAACAAAGACTGCCGAAACCGGAGTCTGGAATGAGGGCATTACTCAAAGTCTATGA
- a CDS encoding carboxymuconolactone decarboxylase family protein has protein sequence MAFFSNLDSNSDITDITFNDRPRLGPMDKASQEIMRGKSSFSIAEREIMAAYVSGLNACSFCHGSHKAVAEQFGVPPTVIEQLVEDIDSSPVSDKLKPIFHYLKKLTITPSKLVESDVKKVKEAGWSEEALHEAILVGCLFNFYNRLLDGHGVKGNNAIYQFAGEHLSKNGYGVPWFIGFIKNMIKKSKLKKLKALENQVRVN, from the coding sequence ATGGCTTTCTTTAGCAATCTAGACTCAAATTCTGACATTACAGACATCACATTTAATGATCGTCCAAGGCTTGGGCCTATGGACAAAGCCTCTCAAGAAATCATGCGAGGAAAATCTTCTTTCAGTATTGCCGAGAGGGAAATTATGGCAGCCTATGTATCCGGTTTAAATGCGTGTTCTTTTTGTCACGGCTCACATAAAGCAGTAGCCGAACAATTTGGAGTGCCCCCAACGGTAATTGAGCAGTTGGTAGAAGATATTGATTCATCACCTGTAAGTGATAAACTAAAACCAATATTCCATTATCTCAAAAAACTCACCATTACACCAAGTAAGCTTGTGGAATCAGATGTAAAAAAAGTAAAGGAAGCTGGCTGGTCTGAAGAAGCACTGCATGAAGCAATATTAGTAGGATGTTTATTCAACTTTTACAATCGTCTGCTAGACGGACATGGTGTTAAAGGCAATAATGCAATCTATCAATTTGCCGGAGAGCACTTGTCTAAAAATGGTTATGGTGTTCCATGGTTTATTGGATTTATAAAAAATATGATTAAGAAAAGTAAACTCAAAAAGCTTAAAGCATTAGAAAATCAAGTACGAGTAAATTAA
- a CDS encoding anthrone oxygenase family protein: MELSFKSIILFGAVILTGLSAGLFYAWSVSVIPGTQKVSDEVYLQTMQSINRAILNPAFFTIFFGSLIVLGISTLLSYEVNKTLFSLLLASSIIYLVGPLAITGLGNVPLNDQLDNINISELSAGKASEFKQFYETKWNQLHLARTVLSVLSFILAVTALFVQEKIASL; the protein is encoded by the coding sequence ATGGAACTATCTTTTAAATCAATCATCCTTTTTGGAGCAGTAATCTTAACAGGGCTTTCAGCAGGTCTTTTTTATGCGTGGTCTGTGTCAGTGATACCAGGAACACAAAAGGTTTCCGATGAAGTGTACCTACAGACTATGCAATCGATAAACAGGGCAATTCTTAATCCGGCTTTCTTTACTATTTTCTTTGGAAGCTTAATCGTGTTAGGAATTTCTACCCTTTTGAGTTACGAGGTAAATAAAACACTTTTTTCACTATTGCTGGCTTCGTCAATAATATACCTCGTTGGCCCTTTAGCAATTACAGGTTTAGGAAATGTTCCTTTAAATGATCAATTAGATAATATAAATATTAGTGAATTAAGTGCTGGTAAGGCGTCTGAGTTCAAGCAGTTTTATGAGACCAAATGGAATCAACTACACCTGGCTAGAACAGTTTTGTCTGTTCTGTCATTCATACTGGCTGTGACAGCACTATTTGTACAAGAAAAAATAGCATCACTTTAA
- a CDS encoding AraC family transcriptional regulator → MKYISVNLYRKVINHALAEGMTEDEFQHLSTPISDLDSIQAVPANEFFALHEMIDEKLGPGFSVRVGQQMKIADYGVLGLSWRTCSWAGEIFDRSERYFKLLSNTYIFKVDKKPDKSVIYLQREPHRRGLELSNEATLSATVVVLQAMTETAIRPVEVSFKHSPPKDLSSYKDAFQCCILFNQPHYSITYKTSDLETRTAKADSSINSFLVARVEEEASGLKISGSKLVYDVEKLIKDALPSGIPSIHQIAEHIGMSNRTLTRRLSESGVSYRDLIKKTQEEVAKHLLKSTSRSIAEIAFETGFSEQSAFNRAFKRWSGLSPVEFRKS, encoded by the coding sequence TTGAAATACATCTCTGTAAACCTATATCGCAAAGTAATTAACCATGCACTTGCTGAAGGCATGACAGAGGATGAATTTCAGCACCTTTCTACTCCTATTTCTGATCTTGATTCTATCCAGGCCGTTCCAGCTAATGAATTTTTTGCCCTACATGAAATGATTGATGAAAAGCTTGGCCCTGGCTTTTCAGTAAGGGTAGGTCAGCAGATGAAAATTGCAGATTACGGTGTTTTGGGGCTGTCATGGAGGACTTGCTCCTGGGCTGGAGAAATATTTGATCGAAGTGAGCGCTATTTCAAACTTCTTTCGAATACCTATATATTTAAAGTCGATAAAAAGCCTGATAAGTCAGTTATTTATTTACAAAGAGAACCTCATCGAAGAGGACTTGAATTATCTAACGAAGCCACTTTATCGGCTACTGTGGTGGTATTACAAGCTATGACCGAAACAGCCATCAGGCCCGTGGAAGTTTCTTTCAAGCACAGTCCACCTAAAGATCTCAGCTCTTATAAAGATGCCTTCCAATGCTGTATACTGTTTAACCAGCCTCATTATTCTATTACTTATAAAACATCAGACTTAGAGACTAGGACAGCTAAGGCTGACTCAAGCATTAACAGTTTTCTTGTCGCCCGGGTTGAAGAAGAAGCCAGTGGTTTAAAAATCTCGGGAAGTAAACTGGTATACGATGTTGAAAAACTTATAAAAGATGCTCTTCCAAGTGGAATACCCAGTATTCATCAAATTGCCGAGCATATTGGTATGAGCAACCGAACGTTGACAAGAAGATTATCAGAATCCGGTGTATCTTATCGAGACCTAATTAAGAAGACCCAAGAAGAAGTTGCTAAGCATCTGCTCAAAAGCACGTCTAGAAGTATTGCGGAAATTGCTTTTGAAACAGGATTCTCAGAACAAAGTGCATTCAATCGTGCGTTTAAACGATGGAGTGGACTCTCCCCTGTCGAATTTCGAAAAAGTTAA